The region TTAGGTTTTGCATTGCAAGAACTAAACCTCTGAAATTCAGACCTCTTCTGTCTATTGACTAAGtgtgtttaaaaatgattgCAACCAATCTGAAGAAAAATCttctagaaacatttttaaagctagTCCctgttttaacttattttttgtatgttttttttctcctctagTGAATTTGGTTCAAAAATTGTTACCCTGAagccaataattaaaatattgccaAAATTATTTGAATCACGAGAAAAAGCGGTTCGAGACGAGGCCAAAATGTTTGCGGTGGAAATCTATAAGTGGATTCGTGATGCTTTGCGACCACCCCTCCAGAACATTAATTCTGTACAGGTAAATTTGTCAAGCCAAATTGGATAAAATGTGTAATGCTAAGTGTCTTGTATTTTGCACAGAACTACATGTGACAGTTGCTATCTGGGAAGGAACCCTATTGTAACATGGCTGCCTCAAAGACAATAACTGTTTAGTTTTATTGTCAAGGTTGCCTTTGTTTACTTCAATATTGCAAGTCCCATTTTGTTAGGATGGTACTGCTGATGCTTTCCTTGAATGGATAGCTTTTTTTCCGAATTACATGAAGTGACTAATGTTTCCCCACCCCCTCAGCTAAAAGATCTAGAAGAGGAGTGGGTAAAGGTGCCTCCTTCGGCTCCAAAACAGTCCAGATTCCTTCGCTCCCAACAGGATCTGAAAGTAAAGTTTGAACAGCAGCAGGCAGCAGGTGCAGATGAAGTTGATGGTAAGATTGTAGTAGTTTTGTGCTGCTGGCCTTTGTAATGTTTCCGTAATTCTCTTTGGGGTGTggtacatttattaattctgtCAAGTTTTGAATTATAGAACTGGATAAAGGGATATGCagactgttttatatttataggcCTGTATTGTGTACATCAAGCAGATATAAATGTAATAATGAATTAGTTACTGGTCTGGGAAAATTTTGGAAATGAACTATTTGTGTCATGCTAAAAGTGTATTGTATCTTACCTTTGGCCTTCTCCGTTTTATTTTTAGGAGATGATGAAGAATCTGCCCCTCAGGTTGATCCTTATGAGCTACTTGAAGCAGTGGAGATCCTTTCAAAATTACCTAAAGATTTTTATGAGAAGATTGTaagttaataattttaaacatcacatttttatatGAAGCTGACTGCACATTATTGGTTTAAAATTAGCATAAAGAAGATAATTCTAATATGTAACTGTTCATGAGAAAGTTTAAAAGTATTGGAACAAATTGAGCAATTCAGCTCACTGTTAACCATGAGAGAAAGCTAAATTGCATGTTTGTTGTGAAATGCTGAAAGAAAGTGTATGTACTTGTTACTTTTGGTTACATGAATCATGAGATCTGGGTAAGATGTTGAATTTACTTAGTGTGTAGATGAGGtctcttaaaaacattttttttgtaaaatgcaatGTATCTGATTTTCTTGTTCTGTTTTCTTATCTCTAGGAGGCAAAGAAATGGCAAGAGAGGAAAGAGGCTTTGGAAGCCTTAGAGGTCTTAACAAAAAATCCCAAAATAGAAAATGGAGACTTTGGGGATGTGGTCAGAGCACTTAAAAAGGTAAGAATTGTGCTTTAATTATGATACTAATCTTTTAGTGAGAAAGATGACAAtgctaatgtatttttttttgcttacattttGTAGGTTATTGGAAAGGACACAAATGTCATGCTTGTTGCATTAGCAGCAAAATGTCTTGCCGCGCTGGCCAGTGGTCTCAGAAAGAAATTTGGGACATATGCAGGCCATGTAAGTTTGTTTTCCAATGTTCTTGAGTTACAGCTTCTTGCTCAGGATTACCACCCTGCTTTGTGTTTATGGCTATTGCTAAGACGATTAGGTATTAACTCAGTGTTCGGTTTCATAAGATCATTATTTATTTCGTCAACTTAAAAGGTATCAAGAAACTAGCTGATGGATTGTTTAATGGGACTAAAACATAATTAATCAATAAATGGGACTATTTACATTTTCAAGGTGGTGCCaacaattttagaaaagttcAAAGAGAAGAAGCCTCAGGTGGTACAGGCATTACAGGAGGCCATTGATGCAGTGTTCCTTACTGTAAGTATCATACCCTTTTCCCAGATGTATTTCAAATTCTGAGTTTTGCAAATCCCTTCATGCACTTATTTTTGTAGACTTTTGGTTCTtatgattatatatataaacttaTGTTCTAAACTGTTGGTAATTTCTATTGGTATAGATTGCTcactttttctttccattttataGACGACTCTGCAGAATGTCAGTGAAGATGTTCTGGCCGTGATGGACAATAAAAATCCTTCAATTAAGCAGCAGGCATCTTTATTTCTTGCAAGAAGCTTTCGACACTGCACCCCTTCTACACTGCCAAAAGGTCTCTTGAAACCATTTTGTGCTGCACTTCTTAAGGTATTGTGTACAGCGAGGCATGCTTAATGAATTCATAATGAACTGTTAAAGTGCCCAGTCAAATTAAGTCAGTAGTGTccaaaattaatacaaatattttcttgtggTGCAGCAAATTAATGATTCAGCTCCAGAAGTAAGGGATGCTGCTTTTGAAGCTCTTGGTACAGCAATGAAAGTAGTTGGAGAGAAAGCTGTGAATCCATTTTTGACAGATGTTGACAAGCTCAAACTTGACAAGGTAAGCAGTGAATTCAAAATAGTTCAATAGATTAACAGTTGAGTTTAGAAGCTCAGGAGTTCTTGCTGGTATTTCTTTGtgtcttgggggaaaaaagagcaCACAGTGTAAGAATTGATATGTCTTTGTCACCTTATAATTGTATATTTGTCTAATTTTGGCCAGCCCCATTGCTTAGAAGTGGTTATTTTTAAAGACTGCAGTAATGCCTTTTTTTAATAGATTAAAGAGTGTGCTGAGAAGGTAGAATTGGCAGGTGGGAAGAAAAGTGCAGGAGGAACAGAGAAGAAGGAGAAACCTGTTGCAAAGCCAGAGCCAGCAGCTGAAGCACCTGCCAAGTCAGCAGCGCCTTCCAAAAAGGCACCTATTTCCAAGGTAAGGAGTAAAGAGTAGGGGCAGCATGTTTCCCACACTTGGCTTTTgcaacatttttcagttttttagtCTTGGTGAGGGATGAGGATAAACATACACAAGTCCTGTCACAGCCAGAATTCATTCAGATCACCAGATGCATTCATCCCTCATATGCATGTTtaagtcctgtttttttttcttttttatactgAGTGAATGCTGTAGTCATACTTTTGATGTGCTCTGAGAGTATTGTATAGTAGTTTCCTTACTTTATTTTTCCCCCTAAGGGTACTGGGCCTCCCAAGAAGGGAAAACCTTCAgcagcagctgctgctggtgtgaAGGGAAAGAAAGCAACAGAGACAAAAGAAGTAGTGGAGGCTGAACTCTCTGTAAGTAAAAATGTTGTTATCCACTGGTTGGACATTTTGAAATGAAGAGATGCACTTCAATTTTCTGATGGCATAAACTTGCTCACAGGCTACATCTGTTGGAAACATTGGGCTCAGGGTACCACTCCTATTTAAATACAGATTCCAAGTATTGCTCTAGACAGAACTTTTCACCAAGTAGCTGTTAGCTTCCTGAGCAAACATTATGGGCGCTAGATGTCATTTGTAGGGATGCAGGTTTTGTGAAGGGGCAGTGATTCCCACTCGCAAGATTGATTTCCTGCTTGTAGGTCCATTTATAAAGGTTGAGGCACTATTATGTTTCAGGCGGAAACACCTCAAATTTCACCAAACATTTGGTCACATTTGAGTCACTCTGGCTTCTGTTTTTGACAGATTGAAGTTTGTGAAGAgaaagctgctgctgtgcttcctgcttcttgtatgCAGCTTTTGGACAGTGGTAACTGGAAAGAGAGACTGGCCAGTATGGAGGAATTTCAGAGGGTAAGGctgagccccccccccccccccgtcttaAACTTTCTTGACTGAGGTTTAGAGACAGTGTAATGTGCATTTCAAAGTTTTATTTCCATAGCCTATCATTTTCCACAACCCACATTTATATATTTGGACCTTTTACGCATTTTTGGCAGTGTCTTCAATGGTCAGTCTTATTTTTAGAATATCTGTAAAATACACTCTGCAGAgtattttcttgtttattttcagGCTGTAGAGCAGatggacagaaatgaaatgccCTGTCAGGCTCTGGTAAGGATGCTGGCAAAGAAACCAGGATGGAAGGAGACAAACTTTCAGGTATTTCGTGTTCTGTAATTGTAAACACCGATAAAACAATGGAACTTTTAGTGTTGTttcctaatttatattttgatttGTAGGTGATGCAGATGAAGCTGCACATTGTTGGACTGGTTGCTCAAAAGGGGGTTTTCTCTAAAACCTCTGCTTTTGTTGTCCTTGACGGCTTAGTGGATAAAATAGGTGATGTGAAATGTGGCGCTAAATCTAAAGAGGCCCTCACTGCAATAGGAGAGGCTTGCTCTTTGCCGTGGACTGCTGAACAGGTCAGTGCTGCTGATGAGATTTTAAAGTACTATTGGTATTTACATGTAGACTATATGCTGACTGCTATGTAAAGTACACTTTTTAAACCTCTAAAATTTGTGAATACAAGTGTATTATGAATTAAACCATTCAAATGTTGCAGGTTGTCTCATTGGCATTTGCACAGAAGAATCCTAAAAACCAAGCTGAAACTTTGAACTGGTTAGCAAATGCAATGAAGGAATTTGGTTTTGGAGGGTAAGTTGAAACTAATCATAgtttctgtatatactgtatggggaAAAATTATTTGAGTGCTTTAGCTGTCAAGTTTGAGCTACAGcgagctttatttttttttttgcagaataaaTGTCAAagcttttattaataatgtgaAGACCGCTTTGGGTGCAACAAATCCTGTAAGTATATCCAGTTTTTAGTATGActttagaaaaataattctcAATACCCACATTGTTATGGACTTTGACTAGTACACAggttataaataaaaattttcacTTTAACCAATGAGTAAGTTTTTAGCTTCTGAGCAGCACACTAAATTCTTTCCTCCAGGCTGTAAGAACAGCTGCCATCTCCCTGCTTGGAGTGATGTACTTGTACATGGGAGCACCTCTACGAATGTTTTTTGAAGATGAGAAGCCCGCCTTACTAGCACAGATTGATGCAGAATTTGAAAAAGTAAgatactttttaatttaatgaatgCATTAAATAGTGTTCTGAAGTTCAATTTTTTCTCGGCATCTGGAAAGTGTAAGAGTTTTCCTATTATACTGAATATAATATTGATGCAGTAGATCATTCAGCAACCATATAATCTGCCTTTcaacattttctttcagttaTGGATCAATCCAGCAAAACTATAGTAAATACTGTCATTATTTCATTTCTCGTTAGGTTTTGTAATATCCTCTGTATTAAATAGGCTGTGGTAATGTATACTGTTCAGTACCGTTTCTGTAAGTTTATTTCTCAAAGAGGTTAGAATACAAGCTTTTCTGCACTTTATTCCAAGCTTTTTTCTTAATTGGTTGAGTTATCTGTTTCTGCAGATGCAAGGCCAGTCACCGCCAGCACCCTTTAGGGGAACTAAAAagggaggagaggaagaggtGGAGGAGAAGGAAGAGCAGGAAGAGGAAGGTGGAAACGATATCATGGACCTTTTGCCAAGATCGGACatatggtttgtttttttatttcggGAATGTTATGAAACACTATAGTGTTACTCCTtcataatttttattatttgtgaaggtcttttatacaaaattaaatttctaGGTTTTAAGGGTCTTGAATTTTGACTGTATAAAGGAGTGATTTCCtccctgatgtttttttttgtacagtgaCAAGATTACTTCAGAGCTGGTGTCCAAGATTGGGGATAAAAACTGGAAAATCCGAAAGGAAGGGCTTGATGAATTGACAGCAGTGCTTAATGAGGCCAAATTTATTCAGCCAAATATCGGAGAGCTTCCTATTGCGCTTAAAGGCCGCCTTAATGACTCCAATAAGATCCTGGTATGGTTACTAAACTTTGTTTATATATAATGATAGTAACTCAGGTGGCTGTATTTATAATATacatgtattatatatatataaaattatagTAGTTCAtgtgttggctgcaaaggagcaagtaataggtttattccatgctgaaaagagaagaaagaaaacacatttcggccgtggagccttcttcaggtggcttctgaagaaggctccacggccgaaacggttttctttcttctcttttcagcatggaattaaacctattacttgctccttaTATATAATGATAATGTGTAACACGATGCAAAGGGTTTTAGCAAGCATTTAAAAGGGAGTCAAAATCTTTACCTTGCATTAGTGATCAAGAATATTGAGTTCTGCACACTTTTCTTATGCAGGTGCAACAGACATTAACTATTCTACAGCAGATGGCTACAGCCTTGGGCCCAGGCCTCAAACAGCATGTAAAAAGTCTGGGAATCTCCATTATCACTGTGCTTGGGGACAGTAAGGTACGCATTTTATTGAAACACTTGTTTGTTAAAGCAAGCCAAGCTATAGATTTAGGATCTTTTGTGACTAACTTGGTCTTTTAGAGCAATGTTAGAGCTGCTGCCCTGACAACACTCAATGCATGGGTGGAACAAACTGGCATGAAGGAGTGGCTGGAGGGAGAGGATCTGTCTGAGgagctgaagaaggaaaacCCATTTTTAAGGCAGGAGGTATGAACAGCTGTGAAATACATGTTTAGTATAGCTTTCCTGGATTTATAACTTTTGcattttgttcatttaacaacACAAATCCCCTTTCAAGATCTGTGAATTTTCAAAAAATGGTTGagcagtttttcaaataaagctATTACAATTTATGTAATAAGCTATTACATGGGGGGGAAGAAAACCAAAATAGTTGGAAATGTGCACTTTAATGTCTATTTGGGTTTTGAAGATTTGAACTGCTGTCACATTTCCACAGAATATGAGTatattttctctgattttcagTGTGTTGTAGTAATTTGGGTGTAAGTGCCCAGACCATGGTGAGAGTCATGATTGTTACTATTGATCCTGTCCTCAGTTTTGAAAAcgaaacgattttttttttaaaagaccacATTATATTTGGCCTGCATGACAAAGGCAGAAGTGATCTGAAAAATGACATGTAATGTGTTGGTGCCCTTTTACAGGTATTGGGTTGGCTGGCAGAGAAGCTTCCAACACTGCGCACTGTTTCGCCAGACCTAATGTTTTGCGTGCCCTACCTTTATGCCTGTCTTGAAGACCGAAATGGAGATGTAAGAAAGAAAGCTCAAGATGCTCTTCCAACATTCATGATGCATCTTGGATATGAGAAGATGCTGAAAGCAACAGGCAAATTAAAGGTACTAAAATAATAACCCAGGTATTGATTCAGTCTGTAATGCATACTGCTGAAACCTAATGGTGAATGACTGTTGGGTAGTTGATTATTTCTATCAGTGCACTCTTAAGCTAGAACCACTCAGTGTAATGATGACATTAGTTCTACTCAGACTGTATCtctaatgtattatttttccaAGACTGCTTCCAAGGACCAGGTTGTAGGCATGCTTGAAAAGGCAAGGGCCATCATGCCAGCCAAGCCAGCTGCTCCTGCAAAAGCTGGACCTTCCAAATCAGGAGGCACAGCTCCAGCTGCAAAACAAGCTGCAGGTTAGTTCACGTACTGTTACAGATATGGAAGGCACATTGACATCTTTGTGGTGAcgctacatttaaaaaaaaaaagtcatcaaGGCACATTGTGAAAATCATGTGGTTAAAGTATCATTTCAGGTTAAGGTTGAAAATAGTGATCCTTTTACCCTTTTTCTAAGGGGCATTGTTACAATACTGCACTTGACTGCAGCCTGACGCAAAACATGTCACAAATCTAGCTTGTTTTGCTTTCAGTATTGGCCACACTACTAGCCTATAAGTTTTACAGTTGACTCCCAATGGCCTCCTTTGATCAGTCCTACTAATTATAATTTCTTTGGCATAAACCATGTCTGTTTAATAATATATCAGAAGAAAGATAGCTGGTTGCAGCAACAatggtttcttttgatgctatacaaaaaagtagttttaataaaatataatgtactAACTTAATATGCTAACTGTTTATTATTGCTAGGTCCCACTAAACCCCAGTCTGTCAGCGATGATTCTGGGATCGGTATTGCTGATTCTAAACCTGATTCAAAAAAGACCAAGCCAGCAGCTGTCAAAGGGAAGGTAAGTAACTCACGGGCTTCATAAAAATCAGTTGTCTCTTTGATTTATTAGAATTATGAATTTATTAATGTCGTTTACTATAAAACTTCAGCAAATACAAATCACATGTACCTATAACTTTTCTAGGTAGTACTTTAAAGTATTTTGTAATTGGCTGTTTGAAACATTGTAttagtttttaaattacattattaatCAACTACCGCCTTCACAGTCTATAATCTGGTCAACTACACCTGCTTGTCCTCTCAGGTCTGAGTTTCATTTTCCCTGTTGCTTATGTGACTCAATTTGTAGCTAAAATGAGGGCCTACCTAGGTTTCTAACTATTCTTATGCACTGAAATGTGGTGTACCTGTAGATTTAATTAATATGCAATTATACTTGATCTCTATCTTAAAGTAATTAAGTCCTATTGGCCTATTCCCAATTTTTTTTAACGAAAGTTCTGTAATAGGCAGTTCCAAATCAATTGTGCTAATGAACATTCCGGTTGTGGATTTAGATAACGTACTAAGTTTTCAACTCAGGGTCACTTAACAAATGCTACGCATTCAGTAGATTTATTCGCTCCTATCAATAGCTGAAAGTTTATTTCAGGTTCTTTGGTGTTGAAATTAAACTCTTTGAGTGAACGAAGCCTTAGCATTATTTCTggcttgcattaggaatgtcaGAAATTTCCCATCTAACAGAGCAAGGATTTTTCTGGCAACatcagaatttttatttttaacgaGTTTAGATAAATATAAAGCTTTACTGAGGTATCGTCTTAGGTACTGTAAATAGGCTTAAGTTTGTCTTGGATTCTATGCCTCACGTGCCATCTATAAATACACTGCTTCAGGATATAACTTCTGCCCTGTGTAAATTGTATTCACTTCACTTCCTGTGAATGGTTTTTAATGTGCTCCTGTATACATAAGGACCTGAGTAGTCTAGCTTTAGGACTTAGTGCATGAGAATAGTTCTCCAATTAATCTGAGATCTGTGTGTAAGCCTTTTATTCAGGTCCACCAGATGTTTTGGTAGAATTCTTAATGTGTAATTGTTCTGATTTGTTTAGGAGGTTTACTGTAgggttttttcttgttttattcatgtactgttgcatAGCAGCACATCTTTCTCGAAGCTTAAGACATTTTCAGTGAATTTGTGTGCGCAGTGCactgaattttgttttccatcACTTACAAGTGAGTGACATTTAAGCAGTCTGTTTTCACGTTTTTCAGATGGGATACTTCTTCCTTTTAGGAAAACAAATTTATCTCTGCATTATCTGTTTTGAGCAGAACTGTGACTCCTAGTCAAGGGATTACCCAAAACTATACTTAATCCCTGAAAGCTTCCTTGTATGATCTTTACAAATTAAACCCCATAATTTCTGAAAGAAggaataatgattttttggtTCATCAGCAAATGGTCATTTTTTTGTTGGTAGAAAGCTTCGCAAGATGTCAATGATTCAATGGAAAAGGATAATAGTCTCAATAAACCTAACAGACAATCAAAAGGAAAGCCAAGTAAACAGGTACAAATTTCAGTTTCAAGGAAGGACTGCATAGTCTTACATCACTTGCATGATAATGCTTGTAGTTTTCATAGGGCTCTCACGGGGAATTAACATCTCAAAGTGGGTGAGCAcatctttttttagtttattttagacTGAGGTTGGAGCACTCCTTAACGTTCACTTATCTAGGCACTAGCTTGCACATCGTAGCCCAGGACTACATAGgcaatgtaaaaagaaaagacattgcCTGCCTCATTTCACTTCCCCTTCTAGGACTGGAGTTCCCAAGTGGCAGTGCACTGATAGTTCATCAGTAGCATCACTGGGGGTAGGGATGGTAGTAGTTAGCCAGGTATTCAGCTCCCAGTGCAAGAAACCATAACCTCCTCCGTACCTGGATATGTAGGGTGCCTACAGGCTTGTGCTAACATTGGTCAGGGATTTAATAGGTCTCCAATCAGTGCCTATCCTCCTGTATACCACTGTATGGCCTGTGTAGAATCACAGGTGAGGGGGGATTAGTCAGAGGAGCATTTCTGCAGTTCATTCACTGTTTACAGGGCATTATTTATTGCACGGGTGAGGTGTAAAAACATAATTGATTCCACTTTGCAAAGATGTAACATTTGTTCTTTCAATTTTTACAGAAAGTGCattgcttcatccagttcacttttctgtttctttccaggctgctgctgggaagaAGGCTCCAGTGGTGAAGCCTAATGTCAAAGAAGAGGATGACAAGTCTGGCCCCATGTTCATTTTGGTCCCCAATGGAAAAGAGCAGAGAATAAAAGAGGAGAAAGGACTCAAGGTAAAGTTAATTTGTTACACTTGGCAAAAATGTAAAGTGCATTTGATTATTGTATTTCTCTTGTTGATCGTAGCAGAACAAAGTGTAAAAACCAGTATTTTTCCATGTAGATTTTGAAATGGAACTTCATCACTCCTCGAGATGAATATGTTGAGCAGTTGAAAACTCAGATGGCCACCTGTCTTGCAAAATGGCTTCAAGATGAGTTGTACCATTTTGACTTCCAGCACCACATCAAAGCTTTGTCAGCTATGATTGAGGTACGTCTTATTGTTGTCTATATTAATAAAACTGGTTGCTGTTCctatttgaatgtatttttatgttctGCAATTTAATTACATGCGTCTGTCTTTTTTCTACTGTAATTCAATGTGGATGTCAGTTGCTTGTCTTGATTTTACAGCACATGGAAGAGGAAAAAGATGCTACAATAGGTTGTCTGGACCTGATTCTGAAATGGTTTACTCTGCGATTCTTTGACACAAACACCAGTGTTCTGATGAAGGCACTGGAGTACCTGAAGCTACTTTTTGCTATGCTCAGCAGGGAGAACTATCACCTTACAGAATATGAGGCTTCTTCTTTTGTCCCGTACCTAATACTCAAAGTACGTgtcccttttcattttttttaattgaatgtggAACAAACTGAAAGAATATAATGGATGCAGATTGCCATTTGCACATTACTTGAATTTGATAAATTTGTCCAAGTGAAAAGTTTCTAAGAAtattaagtgttttttaataGCGAATATTATCCCTGATGACGTGCACAATGGTCTAAGTCATCTGTCTTGCACAACTGAAcatcttttcatttaattttccatttatttttatggttTCCCAAAGGTTGGAGAATCAAAGGATGTGGTTCGTAAAGATGTGCGTGCCATCCTCAACATGTTGTGTAAGGTTTATCCTGCCAGCAAAGTCTTCACATTTTTAATGGAGGGGACAAAGTCAAAGAATTCGAAGCAGAGAGCTGGTACGTTTGTGGGATGTCATTAATGGGGTTGTGCTAGAACCTTACATGTTGGCATGTAGAAAAGTAGTTTAAGTTTCGGTTCCCCTTCTTCAAAAAATGAAGCAATATTTGGGAAAATTTcaatttttataaaaatgtaaagttttacatttttgttgtttcccataAGACTGACACATTTTCCACTCTCCCGCAGAATGTTTGGAGGAATTGGGCTGTTTAGTTGAATCGTATGGGATGAATGTTTGCCAACCTACACCAGCAAAAGCACTTAAAGAAATTGCAGTCCATATTGGTGATCGGGATACCTCTGTCCGCAATGCTGCACTCAACACTGTGGTTGCTGTGTATAATGTTTGTGGAGAACAGGTTTtcaaactgattggaaatgtaaGTAGTATGGGTGAGCTCAATGAAAGCAAATTCTCCCTCTGTGCgtgttttcttttgctgttgcaTATTTTCTAGTCCCCTGTGaaaatcaatgtattttaacTTGCACGTTgaataatttgtaaaaatgttgctagcctttaaaattgaaattatacttaaaaacaattcaacaacaaacaaaaatctgtggtctgtgtgaAAGCAATCTGGTGGCTTTTTAAAAGGAACTATTCATTGCTGTTCCAACTTTGAAGTTCTGCCATTTGTAAATGGGTCAGCAGTAAATATCAAATGGTTGTGAAGTGTCAGTTGCTTTGAAAATTGCATTATTTACAACAAGAAATGTAATTCAGATTTGATCTGTGTATTGGCTTCTCCCGAACTTCAATACCCATGCATAGGTATCCAGtcctgagattttttttcccgctgaaatttcacagctttcagaaaaggaaatgaGTATGTTAGAAGAGAGAATTAAACGCTCTGCCAAGAAAGCCCCTCCACCCGTGAAGCAAGTGGAGGAGAAGCCCCAGAGACCACAACCAGGAAATCCAAACGCAAGTTTAATGCGGAAGCCACCCCAAGATGAAGTACCTTCAAAACTAAAGTATGTGAAAGTTCTTTTTTTGCTTGGGAATTTGAAGACACCACTGTAAATCTTTATACTTCttgcttttttcatattaaCATCTGAGGGTCTGTGCTTGTGCTGTTATAAACGTTCCTCATATACGTGCTTTTTATAACTGCATGACTTTCAATCCTAAACTTATTCTTTTAAGTGTGCTTTCTGACTTCTTTCACTGCTTTCCATGGACAGAATTATGTATCGTACATATAGAACGTAAGTATAAAAATTCAGATGAAATTTATTTCCTTACATATTTGTAAAAATGAAGCTGGCTTAAATGTAACAATGGCATTAGGTTTTTTGTTCCAACAGGAGTTAATTCTTTAAGCCCATTAGAGTATTTTTTagtctttgtatttttttgtaattatattATGACTACAAATAAGTGTTTTTTCCTTAATAGTCAAGCACGAACTCAGAATGCACATCCTGAACAGTCTGCTCCTTCAGTTCCTAAAGAGTTCCAGCTAGATCTCGATGTCATTGAAAACGATCACACCAGAGTCAGTGAGCTACCTGACTTGGTACAGCATAAACTGGATGAGCTTTTAGAGCCAGTCATGATACCAGAGCCCAAGTAAGTTATATCTCAatcttttttctgaagtgtAAAATCTATATGGAAGACAAGTATGTAATGTACTTTTTCCCTGGGAGAATTATTTCATAAAGAATTCATTGGCATGTTTCTTGAACGGTGATGATGGCTATAGTGacttttaaataattcagtttTCCTGGAAGGTTAGTTTTTTTCATAGTTCTTTTCAATGGATTGACAGTCTGTCAGATTAGGTCTATTTTTCCAGGTAACTcagcttttgtttctttctgtagGGTTCGTGCCGTTTCCCCACATTTTGATGACCTGCACAGTAGTACAGCCTCCACTATTAATTTTGTCATCTCACAAGTAGCAAGTGGAGA is a window of Lepisosteus oculatus isolate fLepOcu1 chromosome 21, fLepOcu1.hap2, whole genome shotgun sequence DNA encoding:
- the ckap5 gene encoding cytoskeleton-associated protein 5 isoform X1 encodes the protein MGDDSEWMKLPIDQKCEHKLWKARLNGYEEAVKLFQRIEDEKSPEWSKYLGLVKKFVTDSNAVAQLKGLEAALAYIENAHVAGRTTGEVVSGVVSKVFNQPKARAKELGTEICLMYIEIEKGEAVQEELLKGLDNKNPKIIVACVETLRKALSEFGSKIVTLKPIIKILPKLFESREKAVRDEAKMFAVEIYKWIRDALRPPLQNINSVQLKDLEEEWVKVPPSAPKQSRFLRSQQDLKVKFEQQQAAGADEVDGDDEESAPQVDPYELLEAVEILSKLPKDFYEKIEAKKWQERKEALEALEVLTKNPKIENGDFGDVVRALKKVIGKDTNVMLVALAAKCLAALASGLRKKFGTYAGHVVPTILEKFKEKKPQVVQALQEAIDAVFLTTTLQNVSEDVLAVMDNKNPSIKQQASLFLARSFRHCTPSTLPKGLLKPFCAALLKQINDSAPEVRDAAFEALGTAMKVVGEKAVNPFLTDVDKLKLDKIKECAEKVELAGGKKSAGGTEKKEKPVAKPEPAAEAPAKSAAPSKKAPISKGTGPPKKGKPSAAAAAGVKGKKATETKEVVEAELSIEVCEEKAAAVLPASCMQLLDSGNWKERLASMEEFQRAVEQMDRNEMPCQALVRMLAKKPGWKETNFQVMQMKLHIVGLVAQKGVFSKTSAFVVLDGLVDKIGDVKCGAKSKEALTAIGEACSLPWTAEQVVSLAFAQKNPKNQAETLNWLANAMKEFGFGGINVKAFINNVKTALGATNPAVRTAAISLLGVMYLYMGAPLRMFFEDEKPALLAQIDAEFEKMQGQSPPAPFRGTKKGGEEEVEEKEEQEEEGGNDIMDLLPRSDICDKITSELVSKIGDKNWKIRKEGLDELTAVLNEAKFIQPNIGELPIALKGRLNDSNKILVQQTLTILQQMATALGPGLKQHVKSLGISIITVLGDSKSNVRAAALTTLNAWVEQTGMKEWLEGEDLSEELKKENPFLRQEVLGWLAEKLPTLRTVSPDLMFCVPYLYACLEDRNGDVRKKAQDALPTFMMHLGYEKMLKATGKLKTASKDQVVGMLEKARAIMPAKPAAPAKAGPSKSGGTAPAAKQAAGPTKPQSVSDDSGIGIADSKPDSKKTKPAAVKGKKASQDVNDSMEKDNSLNKPNRQSKGKPSKQAAAGKKAPVVKPNVKEEDDKSGPMFILVPNGKEQRIKEEKGLKILKWNFITPRDEYVEQLKTQMATCLAKWLQDELYHFDFQHHIKALSAMIEHMEEEKDATIGCLDLILKWFTLRFFDTNTSVLMKALEYLKLLFAMLSRENYHLTEYEASSFVPYLILKVGESKDVVRKDVRAILNMLCKVYPASKVFTFLMEGTKSKNSKQRAECLEELGCLVESYGMNVCQPTPAKALKEIAVHIGDRDTSVRNAALNTVVAVYNVCGEQVFKLIGNLSEKEMSMLEERIKRSAKKAPPPVKQVEEKPQRPQPGNPNASLMRKPPQDEVPSKLKIMYRTYRTQARTQNAHPEQSAPSVPKEFQLDLDVIENDHTRVSELPDLVQHKLDELLEPVMIPEPKVRAVSPHFDDLHSSTASTINFVISQVASGDINTSIQALAQIDEVLRQEDKAEAMSGHIDQFLIATFMQLRLIYNTHMADERQDKEDIVKLYSCIIGNMLSLFYMESLAREASMGVLKDLMHGLITLMLDTRVEDLEDGQQLIRSVNLLVVKVLEKSDQTNILSALLVLLQDSLLATASSPKFSELVMKCLWRMIRLLPETINNINLDRILLDVHNFMKIFPKEKLKQLKSDVPHRTLKTLLHTLCRLTGSKILDHLTMIENKNESELEVHLRRVVKHSIDPSNTKSEKDTEKGAIRADEKMSKAKVSDILSEIFKKIGSKENTKEGLTELYEYKQKYSDADIEPFLKNTSQFFQSYVERGLRMIESEREGKGRIQTSNTGIPQHSTETTTYVPTSSSVPANTNGEEVKPAVYLERLKILRQRHGLENNSKQQEERPPLTSLLSKPTVPTVASSTDMLHSKLSQLKESREHYHQELESNQSHVQSGMGSTTTAANLDDLKKRLERIKSNRK